In the Lascolabacillus massiliensis genome, one interval contains:
- a CDS encoding TolC family protein, with protein MKHYNTIYMIIAGMLVTVSLSAQQPLRLSEQQPLSLSAQQPLSLSVQEPLTLEECRSMALTNNKQIAVAEQQVEKAGYGVKSYRANFLPKISVTGNYLLTTASMEREIPSFHLPTYVPDATGQLVPNILTTVDGVPIFKEYAFFPGMELNLKPNGTYLAGVRLEQPIYTGGKITSAYRMALLGEEMARLNRQKTEAEVILQADEAYWTYVRVLELKKVAEAYKEMLDQLGTDVTNAYEAGMVPRNDLLRVEVKRNEVELQLLKADNGVRLARMNLCHVIGLPLNSEITVAPHTTAPQEEALPLPDLALRPEVELLMHQVELKVEQVKLARSEFLPQVGIGGNFSYANGLKLNDNKLLDNTAFSAVVSVQVPIFHWGEGKNRVRSAMAEKRMAQLQQEELTGMMELEVQQALQNYQESLAAIQLTNRSLSQAEENLRESRDRYDAGMETLSNLLEAQAMWQQAKSESVEAGCNAQLAETRYYKAAGKLK; from the coding sequence ATGAAACATTACAATACAATATATATGATAATTGCCGGTATGCTGGTTACGGTCAGTCTATCGGCACAACAACCACTCAGACTCTCAGAACAACAACCGTTAAGTCTGTCTGCCCAACAGCCACTTAGTCTGTCAGTGCAAGAACCTCTCACTCTTGAGGAGTGCCGTTCAATGGCCCTAACCAACAACAAGCAGATAGCGGTGGCTGAACAACAGGTAGAGAAGGCTGGTTATGGGGTGAAGAGCTATCGTGCCAACTTCCTGCCAAAAATCTCTGTTACAGGTAACTATCTGCTCACAACTGCTTCAATGGAGAGAGAAATCCCCTCATTCCATCTGCCAACCTATGTGCCGGATGCAACGGGTCAGCTCGTTCCCAATATACTTACCACAGTTGATGGTGTACCAATATTCAAGGAGTATGCCTTCTTTCCGGGTATGGAACTTAATCTCAAGCCTAATGGTACTTATCTGGCAGGGGTGCGACTGGAACAACCAATCTATACCGGGGGAAAGATCACCTCTGCCTACCGTATGGCACTATTGGGTGAAGAGATGGCAAGGTTAAACCGACAGAAGACAGAAGCTGAAGTAATCCTTCAGGCGGATGAGGCATATTGGACCTATGTCAGGGTTTTAGAACTGAAGAAAGTTGCCGAAGCCTATAAAGAGATGCTTGATCAGCTGGGAACAGATGTTACCAACGCATATGAAGCAGGGATGGTGCCACGCAACGATCTGCTAAGGGTAGAGGTGAAACGTAATGAGGTTGAACTACAATTACTGAAGGCAGATAATGGGGTAAGACTGGCAAGGATGAACCTATGCCACGTGATAGGCTTACCGCTTAACAGCGAAATCACAGTAGCTCCTCATACAACTGCACCACAAGAAGAGGCATTACCATTGCCGGATTTGGCATTACGACCGGAAGTGGAACTGCTCATGCATCAGGTAGAGCTTAAGGTGGAGCAGGTGAAACTTGCACGTAGCGAGTTCCTCCCACAGGTAGGCATAGGAGGCAACTTTTCCTATGCCAATGGATTGAAGCTGAACGACAACAAACTATTAGACAATACCGCCTTTTCGGCAGTAGTCTCCGTACAGGTACCAATATTCCACTGGGGTGAAGGCAAAAACAGAGTTCGCAGCGCTATGGCCGAGAAACGAATGGCTCAACTGCAGCAGGAAGAACTGACCGGAATGATGGAACTGGAAGTACAACAGGCACTGCAGAACTATCAGGAGTCGTTAGCCGCAATCCAACTCACCAACCGCTCCCTGAGCCAGGCAGAAGAAAACCTTCGCGAGAGTCGTGACAGATATGATGCCGGAATGGAAACCCTCTCCAACCTGCTGGAAGCACAAGCCATGTGGCAACAAGCCAAGTCAGAGTCAGTCGAGGCAGGATGCAACGCACAGCTTGCAGAAACAAGATACTACAAAGCAGCGGGGAAATTAAAATAA
- a CDS encoding glycoside hydrolase family 26 protein: MKRLFILISILLIVSFSCSETGDEIVGEPNEDNLTLLYLADKNATYETKALYSNLWEIQKSGFMFGHHDDLWYGRKWYNVPGVSDTRDVCGDYPAVFSVDFGSVMDDRYSYEFDINENMIRKRVIREAYDRGEVITACIHINNPLTGGDSWDNSRKDVVKEILNEGGETNIKYKVWLDRLAQFAMDLKGSDGKLIPVIFRPYHEHTQTWSWWGRSCTTESEFVRLWQFTISYLRDTKGVHNFIYAISPQMDSPKGRSDFLFRWPGNEYVDFIGMDCYHGLNPTTFAINMTALSKLSKELKKPCGVTETGVEGLIDGSGKTQYRYWTEQILTPSLGQSVSMIVMWRNKYDPNEEGHHFYSVFKGHATESNFISMYDHPASFFSKDLPDMYIMAKGIAVEGY; encoded by the coding sequence GTGAAAAGGTTGTTTATACTTATCTCGATTTTACTTATAGTTTCATTCTCATGCTCTGAAACAGGGGATGAGATAGTGGGTGAACCTAACGAAGATAATCTTACCCTGCTTTATCTTGCTGATAAAAATGCTACTTACGAGACAAAAGCGCTCTATTCTAATCTATGGGAGATTCAAAAAAGTGGCTTTATGTTTGGGCATCATGATGATCTATGGTATGGAAGAAAATGGTACAATGTTCCGGGAGTCTCTGATACCAGGGATGTTTGTGGCGATTATCCTGCCGTGTTCAGTGTTGACTTTGGATCTGTAATGGACGACAGATATTCCTATGAATTTGATATAAATGAGAATATGATACGTAAAAGAGTAATCAGGGAGGCTTACGACAGGGGTGAGGTGATTACTGCTTGTATTCATATAAATAATCCGCTCACTGGGGGTGACTCCTGGGATAACTCCAGAAAGGATGTTGTGAAGGAGATTCTTAATGAGGGTGGGGAAACTAATATTAAGTACAAGGTTTGGCTAGATAGGCTGGCTCAGTTTGCAATGGATTTAAAAGGGTCTGATGGCAAGTTGATTCCTGTAATATTTCGTCCCTATCACGAACATACTCAAACATGGTCATGGTGGGGAAGATCTTGTACCACAGAGAGTGAATTTGTGAGGTTGTGGCAGTTTACAATTAGTTATCTAAGGGATACAAAAGGTGTACATAATTTTATCTATGCTATATCACCACAAATGGATTCACCAAAGGGCAGAAGTGATTTTTTGTTCAGATGGCCCGGTAATGAGTATGTTGATTTTATTGGCATGGATTGTTATCATGGTCTTAATCCCACAACATTCGCTATAAACATGACGGCTTTGTCTAAATTGTCAAAGGAGCTTAAAAAGCCGTGTGGTGTTACAGAAACGGGTGTTGAGGGTTTGATTGATGGTAGTGGTAAAACTCAATACAGATATTGGACTGAGCAGATTCTGACGCCCTCTTTGGGGCAGTCGGTAAGTATGATTGTAATGTGGAGAAATAAGTATGACCCTAATGAGGAAGGACACCATTTTTACTCCGTATTTAAAGGGCATGCAACTGAAAGTAATTTTATCTCCATGTATGATCATCCGGCATCTTTCTTCTCTAAAGATCTTCCTGACATGTATATTATGGCAAAAGGGATTGCTGTAGAGGGTTATTGA
- a CDS encoding flavin reductase — MKNIVLTLLCISLLALTGCKENSGKAQTGEAGDVTTVDKLTSEQIKAASFEDLFKTIDANEVEEDIFTLINQDYSVLTAGTPDHYNSMVASWGGWGILFNKQVVFSMLRSNRYTLELIRKENRYTMSFFDREYQDEIVKFGMSSGRDSNKKMTNTTLTAVETPSGNMSYKEAKIIIELDLFEVTTVSPDDFLTEDARQFIIDAHTETNEYHKLVFGEIKNVWVRK, encoded by the coding sequence ATGAAGAATATCGTTTTAACACTACTCTGTATTTCACTACTCGCTCTTACCGGATGTAAAGAAAATAGTGGTAAGGCACAAACTGGAGAGGCTGGAGATGTAACAACTGTTGATAAACTGACTTCTGAGCAGATCAAGGCTGCTTCTTTTGAGGATCTGTTCAAGACTATTGATGCCAATGAGGTTGAGGAGGATATTTTTACTCTTATAAACCAGGATTACTCTGTGCTGACTGCAGGAACTCCCGATCATTACAACTCGATGGTGGCCAGCTGGGGTGGTTGGGGTATACTGTTCAACAAACAGGTGGTGTTTTCTATGCTCCGTTCTAATCGTTATACGCTTGAACTTATTCGTAAGGAGAACAGATATACGATGTCTTTCTTCGACCGGGAGTATCAGGATGAGATCGTTAAGTTTGGTATGTCGTCTGGCAGGGATAGCAATAAGAAGATGACTAATACTACCCTAACTGCTGTGGAAACTCCTTCGGGCAATATGAGCTATAAGGAGGCCAAGATTATAATTGAACTGGATCTGTTTGAAGTGACTACGGTTTCTCCAGATGATTTCCTTACTGAGGATGCCAGACAGTTCATCATTGATGCTCACACTGAAACTAACGAGTATCACAAGCTTGTTTTTGGTGAGATAAAGAATGTGTGGGTTCGTAAATGA
- a CDS encoding AraC family transcriptional regulator codes for MSSHVNNIINEITPLSDKDCFYIADRRKSEFTYPLHSHSEYELNYVENAAGVKRIVGDSVEVIGNWDLTLITGDDLEHVWEQHECTSRNIREITIQFSKDLFFDNFIHKNQFSSIKNMLIKAQKGINFPMETIMRVYPMLDKLSSEESGFHAVMNLMHILYELSLCENCHTLASSSFAQAEDNTDSRRVKKIYDYINAHYKEDIRLEELANLVGMTPVAFSRFFKLRAGKTISEYIIDIRLGNATRLLVDTTNTISEICYECGFNNVSNFNRIFKKRKECSPKVFRENYRKTKLIV; via the coding sequence ATGAGCTCGCATGTTAACAATATTATTAATGAGATAACACCCTTATCTGATAAGGATTGCTTCTACATTGCTGATCGAAGGAAATCTGAATTTACCTATCCTCTGCATTCTCACAGTGAATATGAACTCAATTATGTTGAAAATGCTGCAGGAGTAAAACGTATTGTGGGTGATTCTGTTGAGGTAATTGGAAATTGGGATCTTACACTTATAACAGGCGATGATCTGGAGCATGTATGGGAGCAGCACGAGTGCACATCAAGGAATATAAGAGAAATTACAATTCAGTTTTCGAAAGATCTTTTTTTTGATAATTTCATCCATAAAAATCAGTTCAGCTCAATTAAAAATATGCTGATCAAGGCGCAGAAGGGAATAAATTTCCCTATGGAGACCATCATGAGGGTTTATCCAATGCTCGATAAGTTGTCTTCAGAAGAGTCGGGGTTTCACGCTGTTATGAATTTAATGCATATACTGTATGAACTTTCGTTGTGTGAGAATTGTCATACTCTGGCAAGTTCTTCTTTTGCACAGGCAGAGGATAACACAGACAGCAGAAGGGTAAAAAAGATATATGATTATATAAATGCCCACTATAAAGAGGATATCAGACTTGAAGAGCTTGCTAACTTGGTTGGCATGACTCCTGTAGCTTTCAGTCGCTTCTTTAAACTGAGAGCGGGAAAGACCATTTCTGAATATATTATTGATATTCGTTTAGGAAATGCAACTAGGTTGCTTGTTGATACTACCAACACCATCTCGGAGATATGCTACGAATGTGGATTTAATAATGTATCCAATTTTAACCGTATATTTAAAAAAAGAAAAGAGTGCTCACCCAAGGTTTTCAGGGAAAACTACAGGAAAACCAAGCTTATAGTATAG